The Anas acuta chromosome 14, bAnaAcu1.1, whole genome shotgun sequence DNA window TGTGTAACCCATGCACTAATTTCATGAGTATTTTTATACTTCCCATCTTCCCGTTTCAACGTGTCTCACAAAACCAGGCATCTGCTCCCTGTCCACAGCACAGGTAGGACTGCCCCTCAGGAAAGGGGCCGTGTTTGGTGCCTTACCAGGCAACGAGGCTGCGCCAGCGGGCAAGgtgagagctgctgctcacagGCAACCTGCAGAGATGTTTTGTGGGTTCTTGCTCTAATAAGAATTGTCGGGCATATACTGGCAGAAACTGATGCATTTCCACATCTGTTTAGAGTCTTCATTTTCATACAAGCATCATAAAGCATCATTTTCATACATACATAATAAAATCATCTCTATTTTGCTTCACCAGAGAAGGAAGGGGTTTCTGATATGTCTCCAGAAAGAACATACTGGGGGAGAAGGTATAAAAAGGATGAACTTCCCCCTGTTCCCATTAGTGCTGGCTACCACAGTGCACTTTCCAAGTCATGCAAGAAGACAATAGCTGTGCAGCTGCAAGATACTGCTTTCCTTGGACCCATAGGCCTGTACCAGACAACTCACTGCTACAGGCAAGTGTGAATTTGTCCCGCAAAGCTGAAGCAGACAACTGATACCCTAAAGTCATGTTAAGAAGCCCAGTGCAAACAGAGAGCTAATTAATGAAAGCTCGAGCCTAAGCTGTGAGCAAATTCTAATAATCTAAGCAAATCCAAACAGATTTCTAGACAAAGAGCATTTCACCAGCAAATCACAATTAAACAGCCCACTGCCTGGAATTTGGGTCTAATTTCACTGTCTAGTGAACTGCAACCAAGTCACACACTTCATCAAAGCGGCACTAAGCCATCAACATCAGATGTATCCTGCACACTCTACAGGTCTTCCATGAAAGCCTGGGCCTTCTCAGCCTTCAAACACTCATTTACCTAAACTATAAATGTGCAGGAAGCAGCTTATACCGTAGTGACTGATCTCTGTGTTATCTGTGACTATAATTCCTACATTGTTATTTCATCCAGTTCTACAAACACGCGTATTTTCTGGAAGGCTGTTCCCAGGAGATACTGGATATCCTGCACCACAAGGTGCGTTCTGCAGGAGAGGCTTATAACAGGACTGTTATTCAAATACAGTAATCTCAGTAGAAGAAGATTATATCCGTGAGAGCTTGTAACAAAATAACTGTAATTGTGTCCTAAGCCacagtgaattttaaaaaaataaaataaaataaaaacctactTCGGAAAAGGGTCTTGCATTTGCAGAAGCTTGTGTGCCCGAGTGGCAAGCAATCTGTTCTAGCGTGCCCGTAAGTTCAGCTACATCACGCACCGGATTGCAACTGTTTATGCATGCACAAGTAAACATTTCTGAATCTCATTACTGTGCACCTATTCGGCAACAACAATAATGTGGCAATTATGATTCAGCTCATTCTGAAGTTTCAGCTAAACTGCCTCAGCTGGGTTTTCCCCGGCTCTGTCCACAACAAGCCCGTCTGAGTCAGCAGCACACTCGCTTCTTCCTGCGCTCTGCACGAGTACCTGAGGTagttaatgaaaacaaattctaaTTAGCACTCAGAGGGCAGCTTTTCCCCTGGCCCTGAGCAGAAAAAATGGAGCAAAACGATGgaattagaaggaaaaacagagtgAGTAGCTTCTGCCAGCCCCTCGTGTCCCCACAGGGACGGATCCACCCCACTGCTATTTGTCACATAACACTGGGGGATCCTCTCCTCAGGCCTCCCCTAGGCCAGGCCATTTCACAGGCACCATGGgttgtttcagttttgttttgttttggtttgttttcgtttgtttgttttggtttagtttggtttgtttgttttggtttggtttggtttgtttgtttgtttgcctcaGTTCTATGGAATTCccgctcctgcagccacctgcaAGGCACAGGCTGACAGCTGCCTCTGAGGAGGACCAGCAGACCACAGCTCCTGCACACACTTTATCGTGCCTCAGGATCACGCTCTTTTTATTTAACGTGTTGGTGTGAGGGGTACTGAGCCCTGCCACCGCCCGCAGCTCCCCGCCCCGCTACCGCCTGCCCACGGGGAGCCCTGCGGGGCTCGCTGGGGCAGCCCGAGCCCGCGGGCAACGCCACTCGTGACCTTAACCAAGAAAAGAAACCATACAGAAGCTCAAAACATCATTTATTTGGGTAATTAACAGGTAAAATAAACGCAAAGAACGAGAAGCGCGACGCCGCTCGGTGACAGGCCCCGCGTGAGGCCGCGCCTCAGGCCCGGCCCGCGCCCCACGTGACCCCGCCCGGCCTCGCCCCCTCGGCGTTGCCACGCAGGCAgcgcgcggggcgggcggcgcaTGCGCGCTGGGGGCGCGTCGCACGCATGCGCGGCGGCCCCGGAAGCGGCGGGCGGCAGGGTGACACGTCGCAGCGCCGCGCCGGGGGGGCCGCGCCTGGGCCGGGCCGCGGTGGgtgcggggggggccggggggcaccgggagggcaCCGGGAGGGGTTCTGGGGGGCGCCGAAAGGGGCTGAAGGGGTCCCGGGGCCGCGGGCTCACTCTCCCGGTGCTCCCCGCAGGCAGGGTGCGGGAGATGTCCGGCTTTGACAGCTTCACCACGGACTTCTTCCAGACCGGCTACAGCATCGACGAGCAGGCCCAGCACTACGACtacggcggcggcggcggcggccgggcctACGGCAGGTAACGGCCCCACGGCAGGGAACGGCCCCTGGGGCCGCCCCGCTGCCCATGGGGAGCGCGGCGCCTTCAGGGCCGGCACCGAGCCCTGCTGCGGTGCCGCTGTGCGGGTTAAATCCCGTAAATGAGGTGTATGGCGGTTACATGCTACATACCCCATGGGTTGTGCTGTAACGTAAAGGCAGGGCTCTCAGGATGCTACGTGGGAAATtgtaataatataaataatccTTTGGAACGCCACTATCAGTGTTCCCTAAGGGTGTTTGCGGTTACTCAGGGAATGAAAATTAGTCGCAGTGTCAGATAAATGAGCCCGTAACGTCCGTGGTGTTTTCTAGGCTTTAGCAGAAAACTGTGGCAGACTTTTCTAGGTCGCAGGGAGTGCTTGGTACATCCGTAGTCCCAGGCTGAGGATTTCTGTCAGGTACGTGGCCTGAGTTTGTTGGCTGTGATAGATGGAGCAGGTTGATGCGTGTTTTTATCCTGACAAGGATTGCTGGGCTGTGGTGAGGCTGGGCTGTACTGGCACAAGAAAAGGAGAGTGAGTTCTGggttttccttctttatgtTCGTGTTTCCGTAGTTCTAAATTTGTTGGAGGCATTTACTGAAGTCTTTGTAGTCAGACTCAGAGACTGTTAGTGGCAAAATTAACTTAGGAGTTTGTTTAGGAAGAGAAGATAGCTCTGATGaggcttattttcttttaagatgtCTATAACCtcatatgtttttatatatgtgaAATCTATAATGGTATTGCAAAGACAGTATAAACGTGTTAGCAAATATATGAGAAAGTGCaaatagaaactgaaaaatttctACCCTCTTGCTCCCAGCATCATGTCCTCTAGGTAGATGTCACCGTGTTTAGAATCCACACCATAATTCCTTTTTATGTGTCATAACGCTAACTGTTGCGTTATGCGTTGATGTTGATGTAACTGTGGTGTGTaagtaaagaggaaaatatggttttattttttttccttagtctgattttttcttaaatatggaGGGCAGTGAAGGTGATAGTACGAGCTACTTTGTTCTGTAACAGTGAGTTTGCAAGTGAACGTTCTCAATTGTACATTAATGCTGGCATCAAGTGAGTTGTCAGTAGTAATTAAGGGACAATTGGATTAGTTTGTGACTTAAATTTTTTCTACTCTTTTACATGTCCACAAGTTGTGGTAGTAATTCAGTCAATGGATAATGCTCATTTTTGCAGGCCTCTGACTTAAAAGCAATACAAAAGCACACATGACGATAATTACTGTGTTCAGCTTATGGTAGTACCTCGTCTTTAGCTCATCAGCATTGTTATTAACGGTTTGAACAGATGAATGTGGTTAAGTGCCTAAAACACTTGCATTTGAGTAGGGGAGCATTGAATGTGACTGttgaaaagaggaggaaagacagatctgtttgctgtggtttatttgctgaaaaaaagctttgatttgTGCAGGGAGGTGTTTAAAATGAAGTTCTGTATCCGTCTGTAACGTGCTGTCGTTCCCTGTAGGCAGTATGGAGGCTACGAGTACTCCCAGCAAAGCGGATTCGTCCCTCCGGAGATGATGCAGCAGCAGCCGTACACGGGGCAGATTTACCAGCCAACACAGACGTATACTCCAACCTCAGCACAGTCTTTTTATGGAAGTAACTTTGAGGATGAGCCTCCTCTATTAGAAGGTATAATTTGAGCTTTGTGGCTGAAATCCAAAACTCCTCCCAGCTTGAGGATGAGTTGAGTAGTAGGGTGTGTATTCTCCTGTTTCTGGAAGTACACAATTGACTCAATTCTCATTAGTTTTTTGTTATTTAGCTGTATTTCAGTGTATAATTTGCACGTTCTTGTGTGAACTTTTGGACACAGTTTTAGCATTATGCTTTATTGCTTCATGCTATCTGTTCCATGGAAGGCataataattaaatgaatagCCCAACTTCATACAGCGCTTAAAACACTTAATAATTTTGTTGTATCAAATCGTACTTGTAGCAAAtcgtaatttttttttttgtgaaaataagtTGATGCTGTTAGCTGCAGTCGATTCTGTGATTAGAACTGAAGTCTTGCATTACTAAAGGAGTGCTGTACACTGCAGAAATTCCTGTGCAGAATAAAGAGTGTGCCAAATGCCAGAATGGTTAGGTAGTCGGTGTCTGTAGCTGAGTTGCCAGCTCATATACATCATTGTTCAGTACCAAACAACTGAAGAAGCCCTTAGCGTTACTGGTCAGAGAGGCAggtgtttgtattttctttccacctGGCTGTGCTTGTTTATATTattcacaaaattattttgtttgtgtaaaTACTTCCCAGGGCCTGGGGTGGGCAAATAGGTGTTTGCACAGCTGTGGTCAAATTGTATGGACGGAGCCTTGAAATCCTATCTAGGTGCAAGAAGCTGTAAAATGAGTCAAGTGTTAAAAGGAATGGTTGTGTTTTTCTCAGTGGATTCAATAAGAGTATAGGAGGTTTGTGAAGGAGAAATCCACTGAGGATAACTAAGTACGGAGAAACTACTTTGAATTTGAAATCCTTGAGCCACCAGCTGCCAGAGACTTGGGAAATGTTTGGGGAAtctgtgtattttctgctgATACTCCTCCATGCATATCTTCTTTGGCCACTTACAGAGACAATGTGCTGGGCTAAATGAACTTTGGTCTGGCGCAGAACACTGTTCTTAGGCCTTATCTGGCTCTTTAGAAACCAGCCTGTCACTGCAGAACATTTGAGACGTGGAATCTGTGGAAGCAGCACACTCAGCAGCCCAAGGACAGAGGGAATGACTCAGTTCTGTGGTCCTTGTAGGATAGTTCCTGGAGGAGATTTAAGAGTGCAGGGGCAGGGAAAACTTGTCAGTGaaacaaagaagtaaaaatacataaatatgcaTAGTTTGTTTCATGTAACTTGCAGAATTGGGGATCAATTTCGACCATATCTGGCAGAAGACACTAACAGTGCTGCACCCACTAAAAGTAGCAGATGGCAGCATCATGAATGAGACTGATTTGGCCGGACCAATGGTCTTCTGCTTAGCTTTTGGAGCCACGTTATTACTGGTAAGACATTGATTGCCAAATATAATTATTTGTGCTTTGATATGCCTGGAGACACTGGAGGAAAAAGACAAGTTACCTGTAGGTCAATGGAACTGACTCCTTAGCATAGAGGCCAGAAAAATCACATCGTGACCAGGAGTTTGTAGCTTGgtaggagaggagctggggcttCATGCAGCACTCCCTGAGGTTAGTGAGTTTGCTACCCtttttctgtggattttaaGTCAAAGCTttggagtttgttttttgttttgttttgttttttgcatgCCATTTATTTCACTGGAATGCCTATAGTCTACTTTTGAGGAATACCATTCCCTATTTCACAGAAATGGGTGTGTGACTCGTTCTCAgatttttaactgcttttttaaAGTGATTGAGGTGTGTTACTTTCAGAATTATGCATTGTATTTTTGAGTTGTCTGTTACCTTCTGCTTTAATATTTGCTTCTTATTTATAATTCACATTGTTCTGTAACACTGTGGAGTCTATCGCAAGGCATTTTAGCTCTAGATTTGTAGAGAAGTTCCAAACGTTTCTAGTCTTAAACATTACTCCTGTAAAGATTATTGCAAGACATCTTCAAAGAGATCACCGTGAGAAGTTAGTTGCCTAAGCCAGGAGGtggacttggtgatccttgtgggtcccttccaacttgggataccGCATGGTTCTGTGATATCCTATGATTCTTTAACTCCTGCGGAATTCATAGACTTTTGCAGATCAAAAATAACAATTTgattaaaatctatttattgAAATAGGTAAACTTTGGATAAATGTGCCTCTTGGGTGTCCAAAATGTACAGGTGTCCTGGAATTCAGGTTGTGGGAAAATACGGCATGTTGAATTTAAATCTAGGAATTGGTGGTTGGAGGGATGATGGAGAAAATGAACATATGCTGTAAATATTAATTCTTCTTGTCTTTGTTTGTGGCAGGTGTTACTTGTTCTATTAATTAATGTGTACTCTGGTTAACTTTCAGGCTGGTAAAATCCAGTTTGGTTATGTGTATGGGATAAGTGCAATCGGATGCTTAGGGATGTTTTGTCTCCTGAACTTAATGAGCATGACAGGCGTCTCATTTGGCTGCGTTGCCAGTGTCCTTGGATACTGTCTTCTTCCTATGATCCTACTTTCCACTTTCGCAATTGTGTTTTCATTGCAGTAAGTACATAAACTATAACTTGATTAAATAGATTCCTCTCCTGTGAGAGAAAGTTATTACAAGAAAATTTCATAGTGATGAACGTGCCTGTAATTTCAATATGACAGGAATTTGTAAGTGTAAAAATACAAGTCTCAACTttctcactggaaaaaaaggtgtgaatactgcttttctttaagtCAATCAGCATAAATACATGGACTCTTTCAGTATtgagtttattttcagttagCTTTGAATCTGATAAATACTATTACCTGCAAAGTTGAAAAGATAGCTTATAAGTTAAGATACAAAACTGAATGTCAGACAAAGAAAATCCACGTGATTCTTCATAACTGTATGAAATTAGAACTGAAAAGTAGCAAGAAACAGTGCAATATAGTTTCTTTATTTAATACCTAAATTTCATATGTACAAAGGTGCTTTTTAATGTTGTGATAATTGAATAATATGGCTCTGAAATCTTTACCGGAACtctatcatttaaaaatgcGGAAGATAAAAGATAAAGTTGTTAGAACTTGTAGAACATATTAGGAGTCTAGTTACGACTTCTAAACACATGAGTCTTAAATGAGTTCTGTTTTTATCTTCACAGGGGAGTGATGGGAATTATTCTCACAGCTGCAATCATCGGCTGGTGCAGCTTTTCTGCTTCCAAAATCTTCATTTCTGCCTTAGCAATGGAAGGACAGCAACTTCTAGTAGCATACCCCTGTGCTTTATTGTATGGAGTCTTTGctctcatttctgtgttttgaagagACTGTCCAAATTGTTGGACTCCAGTGGGCCAAAATGAAGACATCAACTTGGAGTACTTAGTTGGACCAGACACGGCTGCAAACACCTGTATAGTGTTGCTATCACAAAACTTAGACCAGGTTTAAATCATCTGGAACAAATGTCTTGTGTTCACTTTTTTAGGACTTTGAATACTGTTCTCAATTGACCTGAGGTGTCTATAGCTTTAATAAGTGTTCATGCTTATCAAGttaatgtaatttctttccCATTCCTATATCTTTAGAAAAGTAACTTTTAGTTGTTTATTTGATCTGGTGGGGGAGTAGGGGggagggtttgtttttttttgttttttttttcaggggagggagggaggagggatgcAGTTACAGATTGAAAGATTGTTATCAGTAGAAGTTAACAAAACCACAGATGATGTGGATTTGGAAGTTCTCTTTGAATAAATCTGCAGTAATAAcccatttcctctcccctcttgccaaaaggaaaatgcacagaagaacacaaacaattatttctatattttaacaGACACACACTTACGCTGTTTGGTCTCATTTACTTGTTCATTTGATGTGATAGTAATTCAAGACTTAAGATACTGAAATTATGAATTAGGAAACAGATGCTCTAAAAACTAAAAGGATCTGCAATTCTGTCACATTTGAAATATGAATACATTTGGATGTCTAAGTAGCTATATGTTAACTTGAACTTCTGAAGATGACTTCAGCTAGAGGATTTTCCCCTAATGGTGCACATAGTAGACAGAGAGTAATCTCTTTTGCAGTACTTCCAAGAAAAAcaccattttgaaaatgttatgcTTGCCAGTATTGTAGTTACTGTAAAAGTAAGGTATATTGATtaaattttccttaaattttgAGAATGTTGTTTGAGTTTTCCAATCTTTACTTTTGAACGGACTTCGGTTATTAAAATAGGAACTTTCATAGGGAAgcaaaatcatatttaaaaatgtattcagtTAGTGGATTTGATATTTGCTTCAGCCATACATACTTAATTTTACATTACAAATATAATCTAGTTTGTGATATCAGATGCTTACAAGAAGTCTTATAAGTGTAGGATGTAGGAAAGCAAAAATGCTTGGTCTTCACAGAAGCACTTGCTAATtctcaaaagcaagaaaacaactCAATGGAAAGGGAAgatagtctttttttctttcccttggaAATGAAGAAGCTCTATCAAAATGCTAGATTATAACTACCATTTTTCAGCAATTTAATCCAGGGGATTAAATTCAGTAAATTCATTTCACTGAATTTACTGAAGGTGTTAGTCCGATGCTCATCTGTCAGGTTTGTGGAATAATATATTCATAGATTTTATGTGTTATGTTAACACCTTGTAAGACTCAGTCCGTGAATGGGTCTTACATCAAAGGAAAGCTACCATGAGTGAATAATTTCACAGACCAGTGCATGTTATTGTTCACTCTTCCTTTAGTTCTTCTCGttctcctaaaaaaaataaataaataaaataaattcttcctagTCCCACTAGAAGTTACTGAAGAGGTCCCCTTCTTTGGTTGGAGCTAACTTTGTTGTGTTCCTGGGAGCTGTGGGAAGTGCTGAATGAGTGTGAAAGCATCAAGAACTAAACGCTGATGCAGAAAACTGTTTTGACTTACGTACTGTGTCTGGCTGttgtaatgaattttaaaactcataaaaaaaaaattcaatttccTTCAAGAATTTGATTCAAGAGCCCAGATAATTTTATACTTTGATACTTTATTATGAGTTATCATCCTAAATAAAACAGttgagtttattttatttactggaATGTTTTACTCTGCATGTTTTAGTTCTGATTTTCTTTGGATTAGCAGGCCTGATGCTCAAAGTCCTCTTTTTATTGAACAACATTATCTGCTGATGGAGCATGATGTCCTGTGTTTCTGCAAATAAGTTACAGTGATTGCCTTTACTAATGAGACCTAATTAAATACAGAATGCTTCTAAGAAGTATAAAAACTGGCATACTTCCTTGAGCATGTCAGGTTCTAAATACTcaaatattgttttgttgttgactGATTGAGCTTACCTTGCATGTATGGTTCATTTCTTAAAGCTTGCACTGATTTTTGTAGATTTCTCTTGCTGTGGTGACCGAAGTTATTTATAACAACTTAACATGTAAGTAATCATCCTAGAAGTTAAGTGCAAAGGAGAAATGTTAAAATCCACCCATCTCCGTGTAGCACTAATTGCACAACTACTGAGTTGGAAAGACCATATCAAAACGTATTTCTGTGTATACATTGTCACAAAGTCCCTATTCTGACAGTGGAGGATGCTACATGCTCTACTTAAGCAGTGAGGTTTGACCTGATAGTTTCAGGAGCATTCTGTGTTCTTCAGACCACATTGTGGTGAATTCAGTGATGAATTTCCACCTAGGCTCCTGGGAGCAGGAATGGAAGTAGGAAGAAGGAGTAGAAGTGGGTCGAAGACTAATTCACAGGGGGCTTCACAAAAACATAATGTATCTAAACTGGTAGTCTTAAATATCCCCAGGTTCTGGTAGGTTAGTTAATGTGATTCCATTGACCCTGTTTATTGCCTTTCCAGAATCAATTCTATTGATTTCCTACTTTAACCTACTATAATACTGTTTTGTCCTAGAACCTGCTTCAATTTTAGTTATGTTTCAGACTATTTAATCTTACTGTCACATGGAATGAGAAGATTATGTGCTGTAATTCCTCACTCCCACATTTGCCTTTAGTTATacttaggcttttttttttttccctactttccTAAATCTGAATTCTCCCCCACTGTCTGTTAACAGCAGTATTCTCATCTAGTTTTCTGATGAAGTGTTAATGCTACCTGCTTCACACTGCATTGTCTCTTGACATTTTCATGTTGCTCAGCTTAAAGTGTTCATGTATGAATGCTGGCgttgcttttttaaagctaaTTGCTTTATCACGCCCACTCTTTAAATTACTTCCTATTGTACAAAGTTATATTAAAAGTTGCTTTTCCCAGTTTGTCCATTCAAAAGCAAAGTTTTGACAGCACCTGTGTGTTTCAGGTCATTTGTTTTGCTATGAGGCAACTGCTGACTCCCATTCAGTTTCAATAAGCAAAATTTTTGTAAGCATCAACAAATCATATGTCATTAAAGCTTGTTGTTGAGCTGTCAAACCTCTGTCAAACACTGACAGGTGTGGGCATCAGGCACCTCTCTAGGAGGCCTGTTCCAGCGTTTGACCACTCTTAAGGTATAGAAATCTTCCCTCATGTGTAGTCAGAACTTTCCCTGGCGCAGCTTTGCGCCGCTCCCACGCTGGCTTCTCTCCAAAACGGTCACCTTATTTCCACGAACTTGAATGGTTCAGACTTGGTTACTGCAAAGAACATCTCTTTGGGTTTGTAGTGAGAAGCTGGAGTGCTCTTAGGCTTGTCTTCAAGTGTCGGCACAGGGACATCTTCACTGCACGACCTGTGTGCAAGGGACCCGGGACCCCCAGGGAGCGGCGGGCGCAGCAGGGCGCAGTGCTTCGGGGGGTGAGGGTCGGGCTGGGGCACGGcctggcagcagccacaggTGGTCACCCACTGACGGTGTGCTGGTTCCTCCCAAAGCTGCTGCGGAGTCTGCTATGTGCTTTAGGAACCACGCGAGCTAAAAGAGCAGCCGGCAGTTTGTGGTACTGCCACGGGTTGTGCCCCAGGAGCAGGTTTGCAGAAGAGGGAACATCTTTCTGTGGACAAGCATTCACATGCTGcaactttaacaaaaatgatttaaacaaaaaggaGTGGAATAACTGGGGCTTGCTGTTTCTCACATCTCCACTGGGTGGGCCTGCAGCATATCTGATGTGCGACCGCAGGCAGCATCGCTGTGAGGGAGGGCTTGGGGCCGCCACAGCTCAGCATCAGGAAGGTTTCCTCCTCCGCTCGCCCTCTTCCTTTGCCTCCCATGACATCAGCAGCAGTTACACCCCCAGGTAGCCAAACCGCTGATGTCTGGCTGGATTTCTGCTCCATGTAATGGGCAAGACCCTCACGTCAGTCACAGCCTGTCAATTCAGCGGAGATGCTGTGCGTGCCAGGAAGCCCTCCTGGCAGTGGGAAAGCTCTGCTGCATCCCTTCCTTTCTATACAGCTCTAATTTTTCTGACCAGGTTTTCTCTTCGCACTACCAAGAagtctcttcattttctttatgcaGTCCAAAAGCATGAGAAATTGTTTTTCACCAGATAATCACTGCCCTCTCAGCTGCTGGGAGATGCAGGCAGGCTCCTCCCTGCGTGGCCCACCGTGCGCGGTAGCACTCATGGGCACCTCTTTCCCATGTAAGGTGCTGCATCCTCCCAGAGATACATTTCTTAATTCAGTTAACTAGCAGCCCTCCAGAACTGAAACAATTAATTTACACAACCTATGGGAAAAAAActgaaagtgtttaaaaatattttgttttattgttactTTAGAAGTTACAAGCACTACCATCTCGAGATGTGCGGACCTCAGTTATTTACTGTGATTATCCTTGAGCATCCTGCAAGACAGGGAAGCTCCTCATCCTGTCCTGTAGATGAGGACTGACCTAAGGAGCTGTATGCAGCTTTTCCAGGGCCTGCTGCATTTGGTCATCTTTATCCCAGCAGAACATAAGGAGGTTGCTCTCCAGGGGTGGATTCCCAGGCCAGTTCTCTGGGACACAGCTTGAAAGTGGGAGGAGATTTTATAATTGGAAAGTCTGTCAGCCGCATTTGCCAGCTTTGTGCTTTCCCAACCAAAGCCAGCAGGCCATTAGCCAAACAGCAGTCCCTGCTT harbors:
- the YIPF5 gene encoding protein YIPF5 isoform X1 — translated: MRGGPGSGGRQGDTSQRRAGGAAPGPGRGRVREMSGFDSFTTDFFQTGYSIDEQAQHYDYGGGGGGRAYGRQYGGYEYSQQSGFVPPEMMQQQPYTGQIYQPTQTYTPTSAQSFYGSNFEDEPPLLEELGINFDHIWQKTLTVLHPLKVADGSIMNETDLAGPMVFCLAFGATLLLAGKIQFGYVYGISAIGCLGMFCLLNLMSMTGVSFGCVASVLGYCLLPMILLSTFAIVFSLQGVMGIILTAAIIGWCSFSASKIFISALAMEGQQLLVAYPCALLYGVFALISVF
- the YIPF5 gene encoding protein YIPF5 isoform X2; the encoded protein is MSGFDSFTTDFFQTGYSIDEQAQHYDYGGGGGGRAYGRQYGGYEYSQQSGFVPPEMMQQQPYTGQIYQPTQTYTPTSAQSFYGSNFEDEPPLLEELGINFDHIWQKTLTVLHPLKVADGSIMNETDLAGPMVFCLAFGATLLLAGKIQFGYVYGISAIGCLGMFCLLNLMSMTGVSFGCVASVLGYCLLPMILLSTFAIVFSLQGVMGIILTAAIIGWCSFSASKIFISALAMEGQQLLVAYPCALLYGVFALISVF